The following are encoded together in the Thunnus albacares chromosome 7, fThuAlb1.1, whole genome shotgun sequence genome:
- the arpin gene encoding arpin, with protein sequence MSRIYHNTSLLNKPVHNDRFDRVWSPSAYESGQGVLLEGKLLDLSRHAITDVNNQKVRFYVLYIKPSRIHKRKFDASGKEIEPNFSNTGKVNTGFLMSSYKVEAKGESDSLSEEQLSAMVNKTELVKITDKHRPSGTWAFWYPESEMDKIELETEQDVRLKTRGNSPFIFSLAKVDGGTVTKCNFAGDEKAGASWTDKIMANKAEADSTQKPGVEGEGAEEDEWDD encoded by the exons ATGAGCCGAATCTATCACAACACTTCTTTACTAAACAAACCAGTACACAATGACAGATTTGACCGTGTGTGGTCTCCCTCTGCGTATGAAAG TGGCCAAGGAGTTCTTCTAGAAGGGAAGCTTCTGGATCTTTCCAGACATGCAATCACTGATGTCAACAATCAGAAG GTCCGTTTCTATGTGCTGTACATCAAACCCAGCCGCATCCATAAGAGGAAGTTTGATGCCAGCGGGAAGGAGATTGAGCCAAACTTCAGTAACACCGGAAAGGTCAACACTGGCTTCCTCATGTCCTCCTACA AGGTGGAAGCTAAAGGGGAGTCAGACAGTCTGTCTGAGGAGCAGCTGTCAGCAATGGTGAACAAAACCGAGCTGGTGAAGATAACTGACAAGCACAGACCCAGCGGGACCTGGGCCTTCTGGTACCCAGAGTCAGAAATGGACAAAATAGAACTGGAGACTGAACAGGATGTACGGCTGAAGACCAGAGGAAACAGTCCTTTCATAT TCTCCTTAGCTAAAGTGGACGGTGGCACAGTGACCAAATGTAACTTTGCTGGAGATGAAAAGGCTGGAGCATCGTGGACGGACAAGATTATGGCCAACAAAGCAGAAGCAGACAGCACACAGAAACCTGGGGTGGAAGGAGAGGGGGCAGAAGAGGATGAATGG gaTGATTGA